The following is a genomic window from Leptospira selangorensis.
AAAGTAGTTCAACAACTACCAAAACGAAAAATACGGGAGTAATCAGTTCAATTATATTCTTTTCCATCTCTATTACCGAGTTTCGACTATCTCTGTAGCGATCATTCGGTCAAGAAAAAGAACCGAGGCGGTTTTTGAATTCCGCCTCAGATGGAGCTATTAGATAACAGATGTTATTTTATTTCCGCCGAAAGGGGAAATGATTAGAAGAATAAGCTTACGGAGAAGTTTACGGACCAGATATATCCGCCGTAATTATAGCTTGGATTCCTCTCAGAAGGGAAAGTTTTATTGATCTCCACATTTTTCAACTGTTGGTTCGTGATCGCTAAATCAAAAATTACAGGGTTTTTCAATCTATCTTTCAAGAATGCAAAGTTCCTTCCGTTGAAGATATAGGAAACACCAATGGAATAGATCATGCGATCGTTATCCATCCAGTTGTTTGCTCCCGCATAATGAGGAACAGGACTAGGTCTTTTTCCGATACCTCCTCTGAACTTCAAGAAAGGACGGAAAGCATACTCAGCTCCCATACGAACGTTGGTGGTATCATGGAAATCAAGAGGTTCAGAATATTTTTCCTTAATTCTAGAAAGTTTATATAAACTCCAGATCTCTCTGTTCACATCCACGTTTAATAAAAGTTTTTCTGTAGGTCTGAATCCAATACCGTAAGACCAAACTCTTGGGTTGTACTGATCCAACAAAGCCAGATCGAAATCCAATTGAATCCCTAAAAGAGTCGTCTGGGCACGAGCAGGAATCGGGTCCGCAGACAAATAAGTTTCTCTTTTATACGAAACCCCGGCACTCCACTTACCATAAGTGAATTGGAGTCCATAAGTCGGGTTGATGATAGGTTTTAAAGTTAGAACTACTTGTGAGTTCGCTTGTACAGGATCCGGAGAGATCGGAACGTCTTTTAATAAGATCGCACCGGAACCGCCTGCAAGTGCGGTGATACCAACTCCTGCAAAAAGACGATCCTTCCAAAGTTCCACACCGACCCCGGCCATGATGGTAGGACGTTCATTACTTTTTCCTGATTGAAGGTATCTAGGAACAGTAGGGTTTTGATCGTTCACCACCATCAAGTTTCCGGAAGCAGGAACGATTGCGTTCAATCCGAAACGGATGGTTCTACCTATATCGAAAATTTCGTTTAGGTTCATTGTAAAACCCAAACCAACATAACTGTCGTCAGGGTTTTTAGTGTTCTCGTTCTTAGGAGCGTTGTTCTTTAATGTAGGGTTCGCGTAAGTCCCTAAGAAAGACACTTCATGATAAGGACGGTTCGGGCGGAGAAGAGGTTGATAAGTGAACATCCCCTTTCCCATATTC
Proteins encoded in this region:
- a CDS encoding OmpP1/FadL family transporter, whose protein sequence is MRNRVSSQKIISGSRIILAVLGILGVGTSELTAGSYGDIYGAHAGAAGMAGAVTATVNNSSAVFYNVAGLGRLNEADLFIAQWEQKEKEKEAAANGEAPKDANGNPVPQEGPLLNTEPQTENGAPPDKWYKKAWFNFRDGFANMGKGMFTYQPLLRPNRPYHEVSFLGTYANPTLKNNAPKNENTKNPDDSYVGLGFTMNLNEIFDIGRTIRFGLNAIVPASGNLMVVNDQNPTVPRYLQSGKSNERPTIMAGVGVELWKDRLFAGVGITALAGGSGAILLKDVPISPDPVQANSQVVLTLKPIINPTYGLQFTYGKWSAGVSYKRETYLSADPIPARAQTTLLGIQLDFDLALLDQYNPRVWSYGIGFRPTEKLLLNVDVNREIWSLYKLSRIKEKYSEPLDFHDTTNVRMGAEYAFRPFLKFRGGIGKRPSPVPHYAGANNWMDNDRMIYSIGVSYIFNGRNFAFLKDRLKNPVIFDLAITNQQLKNVEINKTFPSERNPSYNYGGYIWSVNFSVSLFF